One Thermoanaerobacter pseudethanolicus ATCC 33223 genomic window, ACCCGCTCTTAGGATTAAAAGAAAATGTGATAATAGGTAAACTAATTCCTGCTGGAACAGGTTTGTCACGCTATAGAAATATTTCTGTTGTAAAAAAAGTGAATGACCAACAGGAAAGACAAGATAAAGAAAAAGAAGAAACAGAAGTAAAGGCAAGCAACTAAAGATTGAAACGAAATTCTACTGTTGACAGCTAAACTGCTTAATGATAAAATTATTAAGTGTGTTAAAAACCGCTGTCCTGATGGGAGGAAGGCGAATGGCGGGACAAGATTGCCCTTCTAAGCGGGTGGTTGGAGCGAAGCAGACTCTAAAAGCAATAATGAATTGCAATGTACTTCAGGTCTACATTGCAAAAGATGCGGAAGAACATGTTACTAAAAAAATAAAAGAACTATGTGAGGAAAAATCAATTAGAATAGTGTACGTCGATACTATGAAAGAACTTGGGGTAATGTGTGGTATTGATGTAAATGCTGCCGCTGCAGCGGATATTATAGGTGAAAAGAAATAATTACCCCTTTGAGGGGGTAATTATTTCTTGATTTATTTGGAAGGAGGTGCAAAAATGCCAACAATAAATCAGTTAGTAAGACAAGGAAGAAAGCCAGTAAAATATAAATCTGCTGCTCCAGCTTTAGAGGGTAATCCTCAAAAGAGAGGAGTTTGTGTTGTAGTAAAGACTACAACTCCTAAGAAGCCAAATTCAGCATTGAGAAAAATAGCAAGGGTAAGGCTAACAAATGGTACAGAGGTTACAGCGTACATCCCTGGTATAGGTCACAATTTGCAGGAACACTCTGTAGTTTTAGTAAGAGGTGGAAGGGTTAAAGACCTCCCAGGTGTAAGGTACAAGATTATCAGAGGAGCCCTTGATGCTGCGGGTGTTGCCAATAGAAAGCAAGCTCGTTCAAGGTATGGCGCTAAAAAGCCTAAAAAGTAAAAAAAGATGAAATGGAACTATAAATGTATCTAGTAGAGTTAATTATTGTAAAGTTTTTACACAAAAGGAGGGAAAAGGATGCCAAGAAAAGGTCATGTAGAAAGAAGAGAGGTCCTTCCTGATCCTGTATATAATAGTAAAAAAGTTTCAAAACTAATTAATAAAGTAATGTGGGATGGTAAAAAGAGCTTAGCTCAAAAAATTTGTTATGGAGCTTTTGACATAATAAGAGAAAAGACAGGAAGAGATCCTCTTGAAGTTTTTGAAGAAGCTTTAAATAATGTCATGCCTGTTCTTGAGGTAAGGCCTCGAAGAGTAGGTGGTGCCACTTACCAAGTTCCTGTGGAAGTAAGGCCTGAAAGAAGGCTATCTCTTGGAATAAGATGGCTTGTAGAGTATGCAAGGCAAAGAAGTGGCAAATCTATGATGGAAAAATTAGCAGCAGAAATAATGGATGCTGCAAATAATACTGGTGGAAGTGTTAAGAAGAAAGAAGATACTCATAAGATGGCGGAAGCTAACAAGGCATTTGCTCACTATAGATGGTAAAAGTAGTTTATAGGGGGTAGTGAACTAAGGGACAAGAAAGGAGGATGGAAGATGCCAAGAGACTACAGCTTAGATAAAGTTAGGAACATTGGTATTATGGCGCATATAGATGCAGGAAAAACCACTACTACCGAGCGAATACTTTTTTACACAGGAAAAGTTCATAAGTTAGGAGAAGTCCACGAAGGTACTGCTACAATGGACTGGATGGTACAAGAGCAGGAAAGAGGTATAACTATAACTTCTGCGGCTACTACTTGTTATTGGAAAGGGCATAAAATAAACATTATTGATACGCCGGGACACGTGGACTTTACTGTAGAAGTTGAAAGGTCTCTAAGAATATTAGACGGAGCTGTTGCGGTTTTTTCTGCAAAAGAGGGTGTTGAACCTCAATCTGAAACTGTATGGAGACAGGCTGACAAATATCATGTTCCGAGAATTGCTTATGTAAATAAAATGGATATAATAGGTGCTGACTTTTTCAATGTAATAAAAATGATAAAGGAAAGATTGGGAGCTAATCCTGTAGCTATACAAATTCCTATTGGAAAAGAAGATACTTTCAGAGGCATTGTGGATTTAATTAAAATGGAAGCCATAATATATGAAGATGATTTAGGTACTGTAATGGATGAGACTGAAATACCTGATGACTTAAAAGATTTAGCTGAGGAGTATAGAGAAAAACTATTAGAAGCAGTTTCTGAGCAAGATGAAACTATTTTAGAGAAGTATTTAGAAGGGGAAGAAATAACTGAAGAGGAGATTCACAAAGCCTTAAGAAAAGGAACTATAAATGGTGAATTAGTACCAGTTGTCTGTGGTTCTTCCTATAAAAACAAAGGAATTCAGCCTATGTTGGATGCGATAGTAAGATATCTTCCTTCTCCACTCGACTTGCCACCTGTAAAAGGCATGGCATTAGCCACAGGAGAAGAGATAGAGAGAAAAGCCGACGATTCAGAGCCTTTTTCAGCATTAGCATTTAAAATTATGGCGGATCCTTATGTAGGTAAACTTGCTTTTTTTAGAGTATATTCAGGGACTCTAAATGCGGGCTCTTATGTATTAAATTCTACAAAAGGTAAAAAAGAAAGAATAAGTAGAATTCTTCAAATGCATGCAAACCACAGGCAAGAAATGGAGGCTGTCTACACAGGCGATATAGCTGCAGCTGTTGGACTAAAAGATACTACAACAGGAGATACCCTCTGTGATGAGAATCATCCAATACTTTTAGAATCAATGGATTTTCCAGAACCAGTTATTTCTGTTGCTATAGAACCTAAGACTAAAGCTGCTCAAGAAAAAATGACTACAGCTTTATTAAAACTAGCTGAGGAAGACCCAACCTTTAAGACATATACTGACCAAGAGACAGGACAGACAATAATAGCCGGTATGGGAGAATTGCACTTAGAGATAATTGTTGATAGGCTAAGAAGAGAGTTTAATGTTGATTGCAATGTAGGTAAGCCTCAAGTTGCTTACAAAGAGACTATTACTAAACCGGTTAAAATTGAAGGGAAATTTATTAGGCAATCCGGCGGACGCGGTCAGTATGGTCATGTTTGGTTGGAGATGGAACCTGCTCCAAGAGGAGAAGGCTATACATTTGAAAATCGCATTGTAGGAGGAGTTATTCCAAAAGAATATATTCCTGCAGTTGACGCAGGTGTTCAAGAAGCTATGCAAAACGGTGTTCTTGGAGGATACCCTGTTATCGATGTAAAAGTGGCATTGGTAGATGGTTCTTACCATGAAGTTGACTCCTCAGATATGGCATTTAAAATAGCAGGTTCTATAGCATTTAAGGAAGGCATGAAAAAGGCAAACCCTGTTCTTTTGGAACCTATTATGAAAGTAGAGGTTGTGGTTCCAGAAGAATACATGGGAGATATAATAGGAGATATAAATGCACGACGTGGAAGAGTTGAAGGAATGGAAGCAAGAGCTGGAGCCCAAGTTATAAGAGCATTTGTGCCGCTTGCTGAAATGTTTGGATATGCCACTGATTTAAGGTCAAAAACTCAAGGAAGAGGAACTTACACTATGCAGTTCCATCATTATGAAGAAGTTCCTAAAAATATTGCTGATCAAATATTAGAAAAGAAGTAAAGGAGGAAAAGAGGATGGCGAAGCAAAAATTTGAGAGGAAGAAGCCGCACGTAAACGTAGGGACGATAGGTCACGTAGACCATGGTAAGACGACATTGACAGCAGCGATAACGATGGTATTATCGAAGGCAGGGATGGCAGAGGCGAAGGGGTATGACGAGATAGACAAGGCGCCGGAGGAGAGAGCAAGGGGAATAACGATAAACACGACTCACGTAGAATATGAGACAGAGAAGAGGCACTATGCGCACGTAGACTGTCCAGGACATGCTGACTATGTAAAGAACATGATAACAGGGGCAGCACAGATGGACGGGGCGATATTAGTAGTATCAGCAGCAGACGGACCGATGCCACAGACGAGGGAACACATATTATTGGCGAGGCAGGTAGGAGTGCCATATATAGTAGTATTTTTAAACAAGGCAGACATGGTAGACGATCCAGAATTAATAGAATTAGTAGAGATGGAAGTAAGGGAATTATTGAATGAATATGAGTTTCCGGGGGATGACACACCGATAGTAGTAGGGTCAGCACTTAAGGCATTAGAGTGTGGATGTGGCAAGAGAGAGTGCGAATGGTGCGGGAAGATATGGCAGTTAATGGATGTAGTAGACGAATATATACCGACACCGGAGAGAGACATAGACAAGCCATTTTTGATGCCAGTAGAGGACGTATTTACGATAACAGGAAGGGGAACTGTTGCGACAGGAAGAGTAGAGAGAGGGAAGGTAAAGGTAGGAGACGAAGTAGAGATAATAGGATTGACGACAGAATCGAGGAAGACAGTAGTAACAGGAGTAGAGATGTTCAGGAAGACGATGGATGAAGCGCAAGCAGGAGACAACATAGGAGTATTATTAAGAGGAGTACAGAGGGACGAAGTAGAGAGAGGGCAAGTATTAGCGAAGCCAGGGACGATAAAGCCGCACACGAAATTTGAGGCTCAAGTTTACGTATTGACGAAGGAAGAGGGAGGAAGGCACACACCATTTTTCAATGGATACAGGCCACAATTTTACTTTAGGACGACAGACGTGACAGGGGTAATAAACCTGCCGGATGGAGTAGAGATGGTGATGCCAGGTGACCACGTAACGATAAAAGTGGAGTTAATAACACCGATAGCGATGGAAGAAGGTTTGAAGTTTGCTATAAGAGAAGGCGGCCGTACAGTAGGTGCTGGCGTCGTGTCAGCTATCATAGAATAACATCATATTTTTGTGCTAATAGCAGTTGCTATTAGCACAAAAATATTGATATGTCAAGTCTTGCAATGATTTAGAACTTGAGATAAAATATTAAAGCTGGTCTTGTAGGTAAGATTTTTTTTTGACAATAAAACGCCTGGATATGTGGATATATAAAAGTGTTGAGGATTGATAGAAGGAGGGAAAGTAAAATGCCCAAGCAAAAAATTCGCATACGTTTAAAGGCTTTTGACCATGCTATTTTAGATCAATCGGCTCAAAAGATAGTGGAGACTGCAAAGAGGACGGGTGCTGAGGTTTCTGGACCTATTCCATTGCCAACAGAAAAAGATATTATAACTATTTTAAGAGCTCCTCACAAATATAAAGATTCAAGAGAACAATTTGAGATAAGAACTCATAAGAGATTAATTGATATTTTGAACCCAACACCTAAGACAGTAGATGCTCTTATGAGATTAGATTTACCATCTGGTGTAGATATTGAAATAAAACTGTAAAAGGCAATAAGTGAAAAAGCAAAAAAAATAAAAAAGAAATTAAGACGCAAAAGCGTCCGCTGATTTCAGGAGGTGGATAGAATAATGAAGAAAGGTATTTTAGGTAGAAAGCATGGGATGACACAAATATTTGATGAAAAAGGCGAAGTCATTCCAGTAACAGTGATTGAAGCTGGTCCTTGTGTTGTTGTTCAGAAAAAAACAGTGGAGACTGATGGATACAATGCTATTCAAGTTGGTTTTGGAGATGTTAAAGAGAAAAGACTTACAAAACCTTTAATAGGGCATTTTAAAAAAGCAGGAGTGCCTTTTAAAAGATATTTAAGAGAGTTTAGGTTAGATGACATAAGTGGATATGAAGTAGGTAGCGAAATAAAGGTAGATATTTTTAAACCAGGAGATAGAGTAGATGTAACAGGTATTTCAAAAGGTAAAGGCTTTGCAGGTGTTGTAAAGAGATATGGCGCTAATAGAGGACCTATGTCTCACGGTTCCAAATATCATAGAAGAGTAGGTTCGATGGGTGCTACCACAGACCCAGGAAGAACTTTTAAAGGTAAAATCATGCCTGGGCATATGGGACATGAAAGAGTGACTATACAAAACCTCGAAGTTGTAAAAGTTGATCCTGAATTAAATTTATTGTTAGTAAAAGGATCAGTGCCAGGACCTAAAGGTTCCTTGCTCATTATAAAAGATTCCGTGAAGAGCAAGTGATGAAAGGAGGAAGAAAGATGCCTAAGGTAGCAGTTTACAACGTAAAAGGGGAACAGGTAGGAGAAATAGAACTAAAGGATTCAGTTTTTGGCGTGCCAGTAAATGTTCCTGTTATGCATGAAGCTGTGTTAAATTATTTGGCAAATCAAAGGCAAGGTACCCATTCGACAAAAACCCGCGGTGAAGTTCGTGGCGGCGGAAGAAAGCCTTGGAGACAAAAGGGAACAGGAAGAGCACGTCAAGGAAGCATAAGAGCTCCTCAATGGATTAAAGGAGGCATTGTCTTTGGACCAAAACCAAGAGATTACAGCTATAAATTGCCTAAAAAAGTAAAAAGATTAGCTTTAAAATCTGCTCTTTCATCTAAAGTTAGAGATAACGAGATAATTGTATTAGATGAATTCAAATTAGATCAGCCAAAGACTAAAAAAGTTGTTGAGCTTCTTAAGAATTTTAATGTTGATAGTGCGTTAATAGTGGTACCTGAAGGGGAAAAGAACGTAGAACTTTCAGCAAGAAATATACCAGGTGTTAAAACTTTATATGCTAATTATTTGAATACTTATGATATTTTAAAATACGACAAGTTTATCATAACTAAGGATGCCGTGGGCATAGTCGAGGAGGTGTACGCCTAATGGAGGCACGCGACATTATAATACGCCCAGTAATAACTGAAAAAAGCATGAACCTCATGAGTGAGAGAAAATATACTTTTATTGTGGATAAAAGAGCAAATAAAATTCAAATAAAGAAAGCTGTAGAAGATATATTTGGTGTCAAAGTTGATAAAGTGTATACAATGAATTATAAGGGAAAGCCAAAGAGAATGGGAAAATATGAAGGAAGGACAGAAGCTTACAAAAAAGCAATAGTTAAACTTACTCCAGACAGCAAAGGTATCGAATTCTTCGAAGGATTGCAGGCATAATTTTAGGTTAAGGAGGGAAAGAAATGGGAATAAAATCTTTTAAGCCGACATCTCCCGGCAGACGTCAAATGACAGTATTGACTTTTGAGGAAGTTACTAAGGATAAACCAGAGAAATCCTTAGTTGTTACTTTAACTAAAACAGGTGGAAGAAATGTATATGGAAGAATTACTGTCAGACATCGCGGTGGCGGACATAAGAGAAAATATAGGATTATAGATTTTAAAAGAGATAAGGACGGAATACCAGGAAAAGTAGCTGCTATTGAGTACGATCCAAATAGAACAGCTTATATTGCACTTATACATTATTTAGATGGAGAAAAAAGATATATCATTGCTCCTTATGGACTAAAAGTAGGGGATATAATAGAATCTGGGGAAAATGTAGACATTAAAGTAGGAAATGCTTTGCCTTTGAGAAATATTCCTGTAGGTACAATAATCCATAACATTGAGCTTATACCAGGAAAAGGTGGACAATTAGTGAGAGCGGCAGGTACAGCGGCGCAGCTTATGGCTAAAGAAGGGGATTATGTGCAAGTTAGAATGCCTTCAGGAGAAATTAGATTGATAAAGGCTGACTGTCGTGCAACCATTGGACAAGTATCAAATTTAGACCATGAAAATGTAAAGATAGGTAAAGCAGGAAGGTCAAGATGGCTTGGAATAAGACCAACTGTTAGAGGTTCAGCTATGAATCCGGTTGACCATCCACATGGTGGTGGTGAAGGTAAAGCGCCTATCGGACATCCAGGGCCACTTACACCATGGGGCAAGCCTGCATTGGGTTATAAGACACGTAAGAAAGGTAAAGCTTCGGATAAATTCATTATAAGAAGACGCAAATAGTTAGTGAAAGGAGGTCAATGCCTTGAGCAGATCTGTAAAAAAAGGTCCCTATGTTGATCCAAAACTTCTTAAAAAGATTGTTGAAATGAATAAAAAGAATGAGAAAAAAGTAATTAAAACATGGTCAAGAAGTTCAACTATTGTGCCAGAAATGGTTGGACATACAATAGCTGTTCATGACGGCAGAAAGCATGTACCTGTATATATAACTGAAGCGATGGTAGGGCACAAGTTAGGAGAATTTGCTCCTACTCGAACCTTCCACGGACATGCTGATACTGAAAAAACTTCCAAAGTTAAATAGGCAAAGGAGGAGATAACGTGGAGGCAAGGGCAATCGCCAGATATGTAAGAATTTCGCCTCGAAAGGTAAGATTAGTTCTTAACCTGATTCGTGGCAAGCATGTGGATGAAGCCTTAACTATTTTAAGGTTTACTCCCAAAAGAGCCTCAGGTATAGTTGCCAAGGTTCTTAAATCAGCCATTGCTAATGCCGAAAATAACCATGGAATGAATAGAGATAATCTGTATGTGGCAAAGGCTGTGGCAGATGAAGGCCCTACAATGAAGAGAGTTTTCCCAAGAGCGATGGGAAGAGCAGATATTATGAGGAAGAGAACCAGTCATATAACGATAGTTGTGAAGGAAAAAGAATAAAGGAGGGATATGCGTGGGCCAAAAGGTACATCCATATGGACTTAGAGTTGGAGTTACACAAGATTGGCTAACTAAATGGTATGCGGATGACAAAGATTTTTCAAAACTCTTAATAGAAGACATTAAAATAAGAAACTATATAAAAGAAAAACTGTATGCAGCTGGGATTCCTAAAATAGTTATTGAGAGAGCTTCCAATAGGATAAAAATAGATATTCATGCTGCAAAACCGGGAATGGTAATTGGCAAAGGTGGAGCAGGCATTGACAAGTTAAGAGAAGAATTGGAAAAAATGACTAATAAGACAGTTATCCTTAATATTGTGGAAGTCAAAACTCCTGAACTTAGTGCACAACTAGTAGCTGAGAATATTGCGGCTCAAATTGAAAAGAGGATATCCTATAGAAGGGCTATGAAACAAGCCATAGCAAGAGCGATGAAATTAGGTGCTAAAGGTATCAAAATTGCTTGTTCGGGTAGACTTGCTGGTGCGGAAATTGCTCGTACTGAAAGGTATCATGAAGGGGTTGTACCGCTTCAAACTTTAAGAGCGGATATTGACTATGGCTTTGCAGAGGCAAATACTACTTATGGGAAAATAGGAGTAAAAGTTTGGATAAATAAAGGAGAGATACTGCCACAGCCTAAAAAGCAGGTAACCGCGGAAGGAGGTAAGTAAAACATGTTAATGCCAAAAAGAGTGAAATACAGAAAACAACAACGGGGCAGAATAAAAGGAAATGCTACTCGTGGTAATACCCTGACTTATGGAGAATATGGGTTGCAAGCGCTGGAACCTGGTTGGATTACAGCCACCCAAATTGAGGCAGCTAGGGTTGCAATGACGAGGTTTATAAAAAGAGGCGGGAAAGTGTGGATAAAAATTTTCCCTGATAAGCCGGTTACTAAAAAACCTGCTGAAACTCGTATGGGTTCAGGGAAAGGGTCACCAGAATTTTGGGTAGCAGTTGTAAAGCCAGGTAGAGTTCTTTTTGAAATAGCTGGGGTATCAGAAGAAGTTGCAAAAGAGGCTTTAAGGCTTGCAATGCATAAACTGCCTATAAAGACAAAGTTTTTAAAACGTGAAGAATTGGGTGGTGAAGATAATGAAGGCTAGGGAAATAAGAGAGCTTACCAATGAGGAATTGCTTCAAAAGCTTTCGGACTTAAAAGCAGAACTTTTTAATTTGAGGTTTCAACTTGCTACCGGTCAATTAGATAACCCTATGAGGATAAGAGATGTAAGAAAAACAATTGCGAGAATAAAGACAATTTTGAGAGAGCGGGAATTAGGTATTAGGCAAAATAAAGCATAAGGAAGGAGGGTATTCACTTGGAAAGAGGCTACAGGAAGGTTAGAATTGGGACAGTCGTAAGCAATAAAATGCAAAAAACTATTGTAGTTGCCGTAGAAGACAGAGTAAGACATCCTCTTTATGGAAAGACAATAAAAAGAACTAAAAAGTTTAAAGTTCACGATGAAAATAATGTATGCAATGTAGGGGATATAGTAAAGATAATGGAAACAAGACCACTTAGCAAAGAAAAAAGGTGGAGATTGGTTGAAATAGTTAAAAGAGCTGAATAATTTGAAAGGAGGTAAACTCAAATGATTCAACCTCAAACACGATTGAAAGTAGCAGATAACACAGGTGCAAAAGAAATTATGTGTATTCGCTTAGAGGGCGGTTCAAATAGAAAGTTTTCAAATGTAGGAGATGTAATAGTTGCTTCTGTAAAAAGTGCAACACCCGGTGGTGTTGTAAAAAAAGGGGAAGTTGTTAAGGCGGTAATTGTAAGGACTAAGAAGGGGATTGCTCGAAAAGATGGCACTTATATAAGATTTGACGATAATGCTGCGGTTATTATACGAGATGATAAACAGCCAAGAGGTACGCGTATTTTTGGACCAGTCGCAAGAGAATTAAGAGAAAAAGATTTTATGAAAATTATATCTTTGGCTCCTGAAGTGCTTTAAGGAGGGTTGAAAATGGCACAAAATAAATTACACGTAAAAAAGGGAGACATGGTTGTAGTAATTTCAGGTAAAGACAAAGGGAAAAAGGGTAAAGTATTACAAGCTTTTCCTAAAGAAGGCAAAGTAATTGTAGAAGGCGTCAATATTGTTACAAAACACAGGAAAGCGACAAGTCCGCAAAAACCAGGTGGAATAATTCACCAAGAGGCGCCAATTTACAGTTCGAAGGTTATGCTCTATTGTGAAAATTGTGGAAGAGGAGTTCGTTATGGGGTTAAAGTCCTCGAAAATGGCGAAAAAATACGTTACTGCAAGAGGTGCAATGAAACGCTATAATTATAAAAGGAAGGAGGCTCATTATGTCAAGGCTGAGAGAAAAATACGAAAAAGAAGTTGTGCCAGCGCTCATGGAACGTTTTGGCTATAAAAATATAATGCAGGTTCCTAAAGTTGAAAAAGTTGTTATAAATATAGGTGTGGGTGAGGCAAAAGAAAATCCTAAGGCGCTGGAAGCAGCAGTTGATGATTTGACAATGATTGCGGGGCAAAAGCCAGTTATTACAAGAGCTAAAAGGTCAATTGCTAATTTTAAGATTCGTAAGGGAATGCCAATTGGAGTAAAAGTTACTTTGCGCGGGGAAAGAATGTATGAATTTATGGATAAACTTTTTAATATAGCTCTACCACGTGTTAGAGACTTTAAGGGTGTTTCTCCAAATTCCTTTGATGGAAGAGGTAATTATGCCTTAGGAATAAAAGAACAATTGATTTTTCCTGAAATTGACTATGATAAGATAGATAAAATAAGAGGAATGGATATAATTATTGTTACAACTGCTAAAACCGACGAAGAAGCGAAGGGATTGTTAGAACTTTTAGGTATGCCATTTGCAAAGTAAAGGAGGGTAAAATTATATGGCAAGAAAGGCTTTGATAGTAAAGCAGCAAAAGCCTCAAAAATATAAAACAAGAGAATACAATAGGTGCAAAATTTGTGGCAGACCTCATGCATATTTAAGAAAATTTGGCATGTGCCGTATATGCTTTAGAAAGTATGCCCATCAAGGGATGATACCAGGCGTTAAAAAAGCAAGTTGGTAAAAGAGGGGAGGTAGTACAATGGTAATGACAGATCCTATAGCAGATATGCTAACTCGAATAAGAAATGCAAATATTGCAAGACATGAAACAGTAGAAATACCTGCTTCAAACATGAAAAGGG contains:
- a CDS encoding ribosomal L7Ae/L30e/S12e/Gadd45 family protein; this encodes MAGQDCPSKRVVGAKQTLKAIMNCNVLQVYIAKDAEEHVTKKIKELCEEKSIRIVYVDTMKELGVMCGIDVNAAAAADIIGEKK
- the rpsL gene encoding 30S ribosomal protein S12, producing MPTINQLVRQGRKPVKYKSAAPALEGNPQKRGVCVVVKTTTPKKPNSALRKIARVRLTNGTEVTAYIPGIGHNLQEHSVVLVRGGRVKDLPGVRYKIIRGALDAAGVANRKQARSRYGAKKPKK
- the rpsG gene encoding 30S ribosomal protein S7, which encodes MPRKGHVERREVLPDPVYNSKKVSKLINKVMWDGKKSLAQKICYGAFDIIREKTGRDPLEVFEEALNNVMPVLEVRPRRVGGATYQVPVEVRPERRLSLGIRWLVEYARQRSGKSMMEKLAAEIMDAANNTGGSVKKKEDTHKMAEANKAFAHYRW
- the fusA gene encoding elongation factor G, yielding MPRDYSLDKVRNIGIMAHIDAGKTTTTERILFYTGKVHKLGEVHEGTATMDWMVQEQERGITITSAATTCYWKGHKINIIDTPGHVDFTVEVERSLRILDGAVAVFSAKEGVEPQSETVWRQADKYHVPRIAYVNKMDIIGADFFNVIKMIKERLGANPVAIQIPIGKEDTFRGIVDLIKMEAIIYEDDLGTVMDETEIPDDLKDLAEEYREKLLEAVSEQDETILEKYLEGEEITEEEIHKALRKGTINGELVPVVCGSSYKNKGIQPMLDAIVRYLPSPLDLPPVKGMALATGEEIERKADDSEPFSALAFKIMADPYVGKLAFFRVYSGTLNAGSYVLNSTKGKKERISRILQMHANHRQEMEAVYTGDIAAAVGLKDTTTGDTLCDENHPILLESMDFPEPVISVAIEPKTKAAQEKMTTALLKLAEEDPTFKTYTDQETGQTIIAGMGELHLEIIVDRLRREFNVDCNVGKPQVAYKETITKPVKIEGKFIRQSGGRGQYGHVWLEMEPAPRGEGYTFENRIVGGVIPKEYIPAVDAGVQEAMQNGVLGGYPVIDVKVALVDGSYHEVDSSDMAFKIAGSIAFKEGMKKANPVLLEPIMKVEVVVPEEYMGDIIGDINARRGRVEGMEARAGAQVIRAFVPLAEMFGYATDLRSKTQGRGTYTMQFHHYEEVPKNIADQILEKK
- the tuf gene encoding elongation factor Tu, encoding MAKQKFERKKPHVNVGTIGHVDHGKTTLTAAITMVLSKAGMAEAKGYDEIDKAPEERARGITINTTHVEYETEKRHYAHVDCPGHADYVKNMITGAAQMDGAILVVSAADGPMPQTREHILLARQVGVPYIVVFLNKADMVDDPELIELVEMEVRELLNEYEFPGDDTPIVVGSALKALECGCGKRECEWCGKIWQLMDVVDEYIPTPERDIDKPFLMPVEDVFTITGRGTVATGRVERGKVKVGDEVEIIGLTTESRKTVVTGVEMFRKTMDEAQAGDNIGVLLRGVQRDEVERGQVLAKPGTIKPHTKFEAQVYVLTKEEGGRHTPFFNGYRPQFYFRTTDVTGVINLPDGVEMVMPGDHVTIKVELITPIAMEEGLKFAIREGGRTVGAGVVSAIIE
- the rpsJ gene encoding 30S ribosomal protein S10, with translation MPKQKIRIRLKAFDHAILDQSAQKIVETAKRTGAEVSGPIPLPTEKDIITILRAPHKYKDSREQFEIRTHKRLIDILNPTPKTVDALMRLDLPSGVDIEIKL
- the rplC gene encoding 50S ribosomal protein L3, producing the protein MKKGILGRKHGMTQIFDEKGEVIPVTVIEAGPCVVVQKKTVETDGYNAIQVGFGDVKEKRLTKPLIGHFKKAGVPFKRYLREFRLDDISGYEVGSEIKVDIFKPGDRVDVTGISKGKGFAGVVKRYGANRGPMSHGSKYHRRVGSMGATTDPGRTFKGKIMPGHMGHERVTIQNLEVVKVDPELNLLLVKGSVPGPKGSLLIIKDSVKSK
- the rplD gene encoding 50S ribosomal protein L4, whose amino-acid sequence is MPKVAVYNVKGEQVGEIELKDSVFGVPVNVPVMHEAVLNYLANQRQGTHSTKTRGEVRGGGRKPWRQKGTGRARQGSIRAPQWIKGGIVFGPKPRDYSYKLPKKVKRLALKSALSSKVRDNEIIVLDEFKLDQPKTKKVVELLKNFNVDSALIVVPEGEKNVELSARNIPGVKTLYANYLNTYDILKYDKFIITKDAVGIVEEVYA
- the rplW gene encoding 50S ribosomal protein L23 — its product is MEARDIIIRPVITEKSMNLMSERKYTFIVDKRANKIQIKKAVEDIFGVKVDKVYTMNYKGKPKRMGKYEGRTEAYKKAIVKLTPDSKGIEFFEGLQA
- the rplB gene encoding 50S ribosomal protein L2, coding for MGIKSFKPTSPGRRQMTVLTFEEVTKDKPEKSLVVTLTKTGGRNVYGRITVRHRGGGHKRKYRIIDFKRDKDGIPGKVAAIEYDPNRTAYIALIHYLDGEKRYIIAPYGLKVGDIIESGENVDIKVGNALPLRNIPVGTIIHNIELIPGKGGQLVRAAGTAAQLMAKEGDYVQVRMPSGEIRLIKADCRATIGQVSNLDHENVKIGKAGRSRWLGIRPTVRGSAMNPVDHPHGGGEGKAPIGHPGPLTPWGKPALGYKTRKKGKASDKFIIRRRK
- the rpsS gene encoding 30S ribosomal protein S19, whose protein sequence is MSRSVKKGPYVDPKLLKKIVEMNKKNEKKVIKTWSRSSTIVPEMVGHTIAVHDGRKHVPVYITEAMVGHKLGEFAPTRTFHGHADTEKTSKVK
- the rplV gene encoding 50S ribosomal protein L22, translating into MEARAIARYVRISPRKVRLVLNLIRGKHVDEALTILRFTPKRASGIVAKVLKSAIANAENNHGMNRDNLYVAKAVADEGPTMKRVFPRAMGRADIMRKRTSHITIVVKEKE
- the rpsC gene encoding 30S ribosomal protein S3 gives rise to the protein MGQKVHPYGLRVGVTQDWLTKWYADDKDFSKLLIEDIKIRNYIKEKLYAAGIPKIVIERASNRIKIDIHAAKPGMVIGKGGAGIDKLREELEKMTNKTVILNIVEVKTPELSAQLVAENIAAQIEKRISYRRAMKQAIARAMKLGAKGIKIACSGRLAGAEIARTERYHEGVVPLQTLRADIDYGFAEANTTYGKIGVKVWINKGEILPQPKKQVTAEGGK
- the rplP gene encoding 50S ribosomal protein L16, with the protein product MLMPKRVKYRKQQRGRIKGNATRGNTLTYGEYGLQALEPGWITATQIEAARVAMTRFIKRGGKVWIKIFPDKPVTKKPAETRMGSGKGSPEFWVAVVKPGRVLFEIAGVSEEVAKEALRLAMHKLPIKTKFLKREELGGEDNEG
- the rpmC gene encoding 50S ribosomal protein L29: MKAREIRELTNEELLQKLSDLKAELFNLRFQLATGQLDNPMRIRDVRKTIARIKTILRERELGIRQNKA
- the rpsQ gene encoding 30S ribosomal protein S17 yields the protein MERGYRKVRIGTVVSNKMQKTIVVAVEDRVRHPLYGKTIKRTKKFKVHDENNVCNVGDIVKIMETRPLSKEKRWRLVEIVKRAE
- the rplN gene encoding 50S ribosomal protein L14; the protein is MIQPQTRLKVADNTGAKEIMCIRLEGGSNRKFSNVGDVIVASVKSATPGGVVKKGEVVKAVIVRTKKGIARKDGTYIRFDDNAAVIIRDDKQPRGTRIFGPVARELREKDFMKIISLAPEVL